A region from the Cannabis sativa cultivar Pink pepper isolate KNU-18-1 chromosome 9, ASM2916894v1, whole genome shotgun sequence genome encodes:
- the LOC115722570 gene encoding probable serine/threonine-protein kinase At1g54610: protein MGCVFGKTAKPVGGVGGGERERRKQESDEVKVEVEEVETSHQVVGVSQNGSGNRQENERKEETSVKPKGEKRRSSRPNPRLSNPPKHVHGEQVAAGWPSWLSAVAGEAINGWTPRRADTFEKLDKIGQGTYSNVYKARDTLTGKVVALKKVRFDNLEPESVKFMAREILILRRLDHPNVVKLEGLVTSRMSCSLYLVFQYMEHDLAGLAASPGIKFTESQVKCYMHQLLSGLEHCHNRHVLHRDIKGSNLLIDNGGVLKIADFGLASFFDPNNKQPMTSRVVTLWYRPPELLLGATDYSVGVDLWSAGCILAELLAGKPIMPGRTEVEQLHKIFKLCGSPSDEYWKKSKLPHATIFKPQQSYKRCIAETYKDFPASSLPLIESLLAIDPAERQTATAALSSEFFTTKPYACDPSSLPKYPPSKEMDAKLRDEEARRLRAASKTNADGVKRSRARDRAVRAMPAPEANAELQANLDRRRLITHANAKSKSEKFPPPHQDGTLGYPLGSSHHIDPVFDPPDVPFSSTNFSYSKAPIQTWSGPLVDSAPRRKKHSTGDSHSHSKSSKRDSRR from the exons ATGGGGTGTGTGTTTGGGAAAACGGCGAAACCGGTAGGGGGAGTTGGAGGAGGAGAGAGGGAGAGAAGAAAGCAGGAAAGTGATGAAGTTAAAGTTGAGGTTGAGGAGGTTGAAACGAGTCATCAAGTGGTGGGAGTGAGTCAGAACGGTAGTGGGAATCGCCAAGAGAATGAGAGGAAAGAGGAGACGAGTGTGAAGCCCAAGGGTGAGAAAAGGCGTTCTTCGAGGCCGAATCCGAGGTTGAGTAATCCGCCTAAGCACGTTCATGGTGAACAGGTCGCCGCCGGGTGGCCCTCTTGGCTCTCCGCCGTCGCCGGTGAAGCTATCAATGGCTGGACTCCTCGACGAGCTGACACTTTTGAGAAGCTCGATAAG attGGGCAAGGTACTTACAGCAATGTTTACAAAGCCAGGGATACATTGACAGGAAAAGTTGTTGCTCTTAAGAAAGTTAGGTTTGATAATTTGGAGCCCGAGAGTGTAAAATTTATGGCCAGGGAGATTCTCATTTTGCGTCGATTGGATCATCCCAATGTGGTAAAATTGGAAGGCTTAGTGACGTCGAGAATGTCGTGTAGTTTGTATCTTGTTTTTCAGTACATGGAGCATGATTTGGCAGGACTTGCTGCAAGTCCGGGAATCAAGTTCACAGAGTCACAG GTCAAATGCTATATGCACCAGCTATTATCAGGACTTGAGCATTGTCACAATCGTCATGTGTTGCATCGTGATATTAAAGGGTCGAATCTTCTTATTGACAATGGTGGAGTCTTGAAGATTGCTGATTTTGGATTGGCTTCATTTTTTGATCCTAATAACAAGCAGCCCATGACTAGTCGGGTTGTTACTCTGTGGTATAGACCTCCAGAGCTTCTTCTCGGTGCCACTGATTACAGTGTAGGTGTGGACCTATGGAGTGCTGGCTGTATTTTGGCTGAGTTATTGGCAGGAAAGCCTATCATGCCTGGTCGAACAGAA GTGGAACAGCTTCATAAGATATTCAAGTTATGCGGTTCTCCTTCAGATGAATATTGGAAGAAGTCAAAGTTGCCACATGCAACCATATTTAAACCCCAACAATCATACAAACGGTGTATTGCAGAGACATACAAAGACTTTCCAGCATCATCATTACCACTAATTGAAAGCCTTCTAGCAATTGACCCAGCAGAACGCCAAACTGCAACTGCTGCATTGAGTAGCGAA TTTTTCACAACCAAACCTTACGCTTGTGATCCTTCTAGCCTTCCGAAATATCCTCCAAGCAAAGAGATGGATGCTAAGCTACGAGACGAAGAAGCTAGAAG GTTAAGAGCTGCTAGCAAGACTAATGCAGATGGCGTGAAGAGATCCCGTGCACGTGACCGAGCTGTAAGGGCAATGCCTGCTCCAGAAGCCAATGCTGAGCTTCAAGCCAACCTGGAT AGACGGCGTCTAATAACGCATGCAAATGCAAAGAGCAAAAGTGAAAAGTTTCCTCCTCCGCACCAAGATGGAACACTCGGCTATCCATTGGGTTCATCGCATCACATTGATCCTGTTTTTGATCCTCCTGATGTCCCATTCAGCTCCACCAACTTCTCTTATTCAAAAGCACCCATCCAAACTTGGTCTGGACCGTTGGTCGACTCTGCTCCAAGGAGAAAGAAACACTCAACTGGTGATTCACATTCACACTCAAAATCATCAAAAAGAGACTCAAGAAGATAA
- the LOC115722029 gene encoding uncharacterized protein LOC115722029 — protein sequence MRPPRPDGPRPGSGPGLGPPPGFLGGLFNGLYNTISSCVYVLCCCWLIQDCFGGPLGPPEGPTAPPPGPAWPTPRTPGPPSPPPPEPPGPPFDPVPPPGPSFGPPGPFGPPGGPPGPFGPSGGPPNPPP from the exons ATGAGACCACCTCGTCCTGATGGGCCTAGGCCTGGATCTGGGCCTGGGCTTGGACCTCCGCCGGGTTTTCTTGGTGGCCTTTTCAATGGCTTGTACAACACCATATCTTCTTG TGTCTACGTGTTATGCTGTTGCTGGTTGATACAAGATTGCTTTGGTGGTCCACTTGGGCCTCCAGAAGGCCCAACAGCTCCTCCTCCCGGGCCAGCTTGGCCAACTCCTCGAACACCTGGCCCACCTTCGCCTCCTCCTCCTGAGCCTCCGGGACCTCCTTTCGACCCAGTTCCCCCACCTGGACCTTCTTTCGGCCCACCAGGTCCTTTTGGGCCTCCAGGAGGTCCACCAGGCCCTTTTGGGCCTTCAGGAGGCCCACCAAACCCGCCACCATGA
- the LOC115722900 gene encoding uncharacterized protein LOC115722900, with the protein METIVAFSNANRPHAQPLAGLFKPLPSSYFSFFASTSSQCQTFFNKRSISLSLSSLTMATPLQASASSTIGATNDELKVSSARLVGENDLLIVGPGVLGRLVAQKWREDHPGCQIYGQTVTTDHHEELIEMGINPSLKGMNSSNKFPYVIFCAPPSRSADYAGDVREAGLSWNGEGSFLFTSSSAPYDCNDNGPCDEDTPVVPVGRSPRTDVLLKAEKVVLEFGGCVIRLAGLYKADRGAHSYWLSKGTVDVRPDHILNLIHYEDAASLCIAILKKRLRGRIFLGCDNHPLSRQEIMDLVNQSGKFSKKFEAFTGTSDPLGKKLNNSKTRLEIGWEPKYPSFAQFLETL; encoded by the exons ATGGAAACCATTGTTGCTTTCTCAAATGCCAATCGACCCCATGCTCAGCCACTAGCTGGGCTTTTCAAACCGCTCCCTTCTTCTTACTTCTCGTTTTTTGCTTCAACATCCTCTCAGTGTCAAACTTTCTTCAACAAACGGAGTATATCATTATCATTGTCATCACTGACGATGGCCACGCCTCTTCAAGCCTCTGCATCTTCCAccattg GTGCAACAAATGACGAATTGAAGGTTTCTTCTGCTCGTTTGGTTGGAGAGAACGACTTGTTGATTGTTGGGCCAGGTGTTCTTGGTCGCTTAGTAGCTCAGAAATGGCGGGAG GACCATCCAGGTTGCCAAATATATGGGCAAACTGTGACCACTGATCATCATGAAGAGTTGATTGAGATGGGCATTAATCCTTCTTTGAAGGGTATGAATTCGTCCAACAAATTTCCTTATGTTATATTTTGTGCTCCTCCCTCTCGTTCTGCGGATTATGCTGGTGATGTTAG GGAAGCTGGATTGAGCTGGAACGGTGAAGGTTCTTTTTTGTTTACGTCAAGCTCTGCACCATATGATTGCAATGACAATGGACCGTGCGATGAG GACACTCCAGTGGTACCAGTAGGGAGAAGCCCTAGGACAGATGTCCTCTTAAAGGCAGAAAAAGTTGTACTGGAGTTTGGTGGCTGTGTTATTAGATTGGCAGGGCTTTAC AAAGCAGATAGAGGTGCACATTCTTATTGGTTAAGCAAGGGAACTGTTGATGTTCGTCCAGATCACATTTTGAATCTAATACATTATGAG GATGCAGCTTCCCTCTGTATTGCAATCTTGAAGAAGAGACTACGTGGCAGAATTTTCTTGGGTTGCGATAATCATCCTTTATCCAG GCAAGAAATAATGGATTTGGTTAATCAAAGTGGAAAATTCAGCAAAAAGTTCGAGGCATTTACAG GAACAAGTGATCCTTTGGGTAAGAAATTAAACAACTCGAAAACTCGTCTGGAAATAGGCTGGGAGCCAAAATACCCCAGTTTCGCTCAGTTCCTGGAGACCCTTTGA